A single window of Paenibacillus sp. SYP-B4298 DNA harbors:
- a CDS encoding manganese efflux pump MntP encodes MIEANVQAGQFITLLLMAIALGMDAFSLGIGIGLRGIRLLDILKLSTVIALFHILMPLLGMYTGGYMSDLLGDVAVLAAGGLLVLLGGHMIYNSLRGETARSFNHRSAWGITVFALSVSIDSFSVGVSMGMFKTDVVMTVLLFGFFGGLMSVLGLLLGRRVSHTLGEYGEACGGMVLLAFGIMFLL; translated from the coding sequence ATGATCGAAGCGAACGTGCAGGCTGGCCAGTTCATTACCTTGCTGTTAATGGCAATTGCGCTAGGTATGGATGCCTTCTCCTTGGGGATTGGTATCGGATTGAGGGGCATCCGTCTTCTGGATATTCTGAAGCTGAGCACAGTCATCGCGTTATTCCATATTCTGATGCCTCTGCTGGGTATGTATACAGGTGGATACATGAGCGATCTGCTCGGCGATGTAGCGGTGCTGGCTGCCGGAGGTCTGCTTGTGCTGCTGGGCGGGCATATGATCTACAACTCGCTACGGGGAGAGACTGCGCGTTCATTTAATCATCGCTCCGCCTGGGGCATAACGGTATTCGCCTTGAGCGTCAGCATCGACTCATTCTCGGTGGGGGTGTCCATGGGTATGTTCAAAACAGATGTCGTCATGACGGTGCTGCTGTTCGGGTTCTTCGGCGGTCTGATGTCGGTGCTCGGACTGCTTCTGGGTCGACGGGTCAGTCATACTCTGGGCGAGTATGGAGAGGCGTGCGGAGGAATGGTTCTGCTCGCATTCGGCATCATGTTTTTATTATAA
- a CDS encoding energy-coupling factor transporter transmembrane component T encodes MEKKNNWPGGFYSLHPALAFGYFVFLFAAAMMLKHPVYLLTLLLVVTAVAGFQGGARGLIRPLPYYVLLALVILIANPLITSRGRTILFYFRDLPVTLESIAYGAMLAVSLLTVLIAFIGYNEVITPGRFLYLFARVAPRSAFVITVAMRFVPLLKRRMKEIIQVQRSQGYFHYKKKKWLQAKEAMDTLHTLVSWSLEEALQTGMSMRSRGYGLGKRSYALVYRMERRDKLALWWLGGTGLATIAGAAAGLGRYSVYPKLLPPDFSYLTVMHYVCFVGFVLTPVVMDAREVLRWRNIRSNM; translated from the coding sequence ATGGAAAAGAAGAATAATTGGCCGGGCGGCTTCTATTCGCTGCACCCGGCTCTGGCTTTTGGCTATTTCGTATTCCTGTTCGCGGCGGCGATGATGCTCAAGCATCCCGTCTATCTGCTAACGCTGCTGCTGGTCGTGACCGCAGTCGCCGGGTTCCAAGGGGGAGCGCGCGGGCTAATCCGTCCGCTCCCTTACTATGTGCTGCTGGCGCTCGTCATCCTGATCGCCAATCCGCTCATTACGAGCCGCGGACGGACGATCCTGTTCTATTTCCGCGATCTGCCGGTCACGCTGGAGTCGATCGCCTACGGCGCGATGCTCGCCGTCTCTCTGCTGACAGTGCTCATTGCATTCATCGGCTACAACGAGGTCATTACCCCTGGCAGATTCTTATATCTGTTCGCCAGAGTAGCGCCCAGGTCGGCCTTTGTCATTACGGTCGCGATGCGCTTCGTGCCGCTGCTCAAGCGGAGGATGAAGGAGATTATTCAGGTGCAGCGGTCACAGGGTTATTTTCATTATAAGAAGAAAAAATGGCTTCAGGCGAAGGAAGCGATGGACACGCTGCACACGCTCGTCAGTTGGTCGCTGGAGGAGGCGCTGCAGACGGGCATGTCGATGCGCTCCAGAGGCTATGGGCTAGGCAAGCGCAGCTATGCGCTCGTCTACCGAATGGAACGTCGCGACAAGCTGGCGCTCTGGTGGCTGGGCGGCACAGGATTGGCGACGATAGCGGGAGCGGCGGCGGGGCTGGGGCGTTACTCGGTCTATCCCAAGCTGCTGCCGCCTGATTTTTCTTATCTTACCGTAATGCATTATGTCTGCTTTGTCGGCTTCGTGCTGACGCCGGTTGTAATGGATGCTAGAGAGGTGCTGAGATGGCGCAATATCAGATCGAACATGTAA
- a CDS encoding ECF transporter S component, translating into MEARLGLRRALYVSGFAIAFVLLAAALWWEKYYLPLSLLMLAAVMMPFWVRFERRSFHAESMVMIAVLSAIAAIGRVPFVSLPSVQPTSFVIIVSALVLGPEVGFIIGSVAAVVSNLFLGQGPWTPWQMFCWGMMGFTAGLLRHQGWMLQRWGKMAFGLIWGFVFGWIMNIWYLIGYFGELTWPVFASVYAASFYFDLAHALSNVFFLGLFAERWINILSRMKTKYGVLQDEWRHRM; encoded by the coding sequence ATGGAGGCAAGGCTTGGGCTTAGGCGAGCGCTCTATGTAAGCGGGTTTGCGATTGCCTTTGTGCTGCTGGCGGCGGCGCTATGGTGGGAGAAATATTATTTGCCGCTCAGTCTGCTCATGCTGGCAGCGGTCATGATGCCCTTCTGGGTACGCTTCGAGCGTCGCTCCTTCCATGCCGAGAGCATGGTAATGATCGCGGTGCTGTCCGCTATCGCCGCAATCGGACGTGTGCCGTTCGTGTCGCTTCCAAGCGTGCAGCCGACCTCGTTCGTCATCATTGTCAGTGCGCTGGTGCTGGGGCCAGAGGTCGGCTTCATCATCGGCAGCGTTGCTGCGGTCGTCTCCAACCTGTTTTTGGGGCAAGGGCCGTGGACGCCGTGGCAGATGTTTTGCTGGGGCATGATGGGCTTTACAGCGGGATTGCTGCGCCATCAGGGGTGGATGCTGCAGCGGTGGGGCAAGATGGCATTTGGCTTGATCTGGGGCTTTGTGTTCGGCTGGATCATGAATATATGGTATCTGATCGGCTACTTCGGCGAGCTGACCTGGCCTGTCTTTGCCAGCGTCTATGCAGCCAGCTTCTATTTTGATTTGGCGCATGCCCTGAGCAATGTGTTTTTTCTGGGATTGTTTGCCGAACGATGGATCAATATTCTGTCCCGTATGAAGACGAAATATGGCGTGCTGCAGGATGAGTGGAGACATAGAATGTAG
- a CDS encoding low molecular weight protein arginine phosphatase, producing MRRILFVCTGNTCRSPMAEALLRHKSKAQGVAIEVRSAGVSTVDGLPVSAHAAKTLAQLNVQHDGVSRALTAEAVAWADLILTMTAGHKRHLLERYPQAVDKAHTLREFVEDDPRVLADIAELEGLYTELHMNQALGGRLSDEQRQRLLELEGRIPGFDIADPFGGTLERYTQAAEEIDRALDRLLGILSKDRK from the coding sequence GTGAGGCGCATTTTGTTTGTATGTACAGGCAATACATGCCGAAGTCCGATGGCGGAGGCGCTGCTGCGACATAAGAGCAAGGCGCAGGGAGTGGCAATTGAGGTGCGTTCAGCGGGCGTGTCGACAGTGGACGGATTGCCTGTCTCCGCGCATGCAGCCAAGACACTGGCGCAGCTCAATGTCCAGCATGATGGCGTCTCGCGGGCCTTGACGGCAGAGGCGGTTGCCTGGGCGGATCTGATTCTGACCATGACCGCGGGGCATAAGCGACATCTGCTTGAACGCTACCCGCAGGCGGTGGACAAGGCTCACACGTTGAGGGAATTTGTGGAGGATGATCCGCGCGTTCTGGCTGATATTGCTGAGCTGGAGGGGCTATATACGGAGCTGCATATGAATCAGGCGCTGGGCGGAAGGCTGAGCGATGAGCAGCGGCAGCGGCTGCTGGAGCTCGAGGGTCGTATTCCAGGATTCGATATTGCCGACCCGTTCGGGGGTACGCTGGAGCGCTATACTCAGGCAGCGGAGGAGATCGACAGGGCGCTTGACCGTCTGCTGGGCATATTGTCGAAGGATCGCAAGTAG
- a CDS encoding ABC transporter ATP-binding protein, which produces MAQYQIEHVTFTFPEQTVPALSDISLTIAEGEFLLLCGATGSGKTTFLRQLKREVWPEGHRSGEIVYEGQPIAALSPMRAAAEIGMVFQHPDAQIVMGNVHQELAFALENLNLPPAVIQRRMAEMVSFLGMESWLRQSVHELSGGQKQLLNLASVLMMRPKVLLLDEPTAQLDPIAAKEFVQVLQRLNQELSLTIIIAEHRLEELFQLATSVCVFAQGTICDKGTPREVIERIASRGEEALLPLLPSVSRMALQAGAPGAGLPLTVREGKAWLAALADQQRAGTGDERTRGPELPGAAGKSMSGDRATREAEQAGDASRESQQQTQDSREEQGGFGQEGSVRAGSRGADSRLGERAAADIGADRAAVLACRSIFFQYEKEGPFLLHGCSFEVQAGELLAVMGGNGAGKSTLLRLLAGLLKPQRGNVELASRPLAKWKLQERMEQLGYLAQNPLLYFNRDTVKELLDDRLERLGLPAQEQKRRLDELQGLLGLEPLLHAHPHDLSGGQQQKVALALVLLADPQVLLLDEPTKGLDPYQKHRLAELLERWRRGGRTIVMVSHDVEFAARYATRCALLFDGQMIGPEATGEFFRQNYFYTTAIQRAAGGRWPELITEEDVGRWRQGLGLGERSM; this is translated from the coding sequence ATGGCGCAATATCAGATCGAACATGTAACATTTACCTTCCCGGAGCAGACGGTGCCTGCCCTGTCGGACATCTCGCTGACGATCGCAGAAGGGGAGTTTCTCCTGCTGTGCGGTGCGACAGGCTCGGGCAAGACGACCTTCCTGCGCCAGCTCAAGCGGGAGGTGTGGCCGGAAGGCCATCGCAGCGGCGAAATTGTCTATGAAGGGCAGCCGATTGCCGCGCTGTCCCCTATGCGGGCAGCCGCCGAGATCGGCATGGTGTTCCAGCACCCCGATGCGCAGATCGTCATGGGCAATGTGCATCAGGAGCTGGCCTTCGCTCTGGAGAATCTCAATCTGCCGCCTGCAGTCATTCAGCGCCGGATGGCAGAGATGGTCTCCTTCCTTGGAATGGAGAGCTGGCTGCGGCAATCAGTGCATGAGCTGTCCGGCGGGCAGAAGCAACTGCTGAACCTTGCCTCGGTATTAATGATGCGGCCGAAGGTGCTGCTGCTGGACGAGCCGACAGCACAGCTTGATCCGATCGCCGCCAAGGAATTCGTGCAGGTGCTGCAGCGGCTCAATCAGGAGCTGTCGCTGACGATCATCATCGCGGAGCATCGGCTGGAGGAGCTCTTCCAACTGGCGACCTCGGTATGTGTGTTCGCGCAGGGGACGATCTGCGACAAGGGGACGCCCCGCGAGGTCATCGAGCGGATCGCCAGCCGCGGCGAGGAGGCGCTGCTGCCGTTGCTGCCATCCGTGAGTCGGATGGCGTTGCAGGCTGGCGCTCCGGGCGCAGGGCTGCCGCTGACGGTGCGCGAGGGCAAAGCCTGGCTCGCTGCGCTGGCGGATCAGCAGCGTGCGGGAACTGGCGACGAGAGGACTCGTGGCCCGGAACTGCCCGGCGCGGCAGGCAAGAGCATGAGCGGTGACCGCGCTACGAGAGAGGCTGAGCAGGCAGGAGACGCATCGCGCGAGAGTCAGCAGCAGACGCAGGATAGCCGGGAAGAGCAAGGCGGCTTCGGCCAAGAAGGCAGCGTGCGAGCAGGTAGCAGAGGAGCGGACAGCAGGCTGGGCGAGCGGGCTGCGGCGGATATAGGAGCGGATCGTGCAGCCGTGCTAGCCTGCCGCTCGATCTTCTTCCAGTATGAGAAGGAGGGGCCCTTTCTGCTGCACGGCTGCTCCTTCGAGGTGCAAGCTGGCGAGCTGCTGGCGGTGATGGGTGGCAACGGAGCGGGCAAGTCGACACTGCTGCGCCTGCTGGCTGGCTTGCTGAAGCCTCAGCGCGGGAATGTGGAGCTGGCCAGCCGTCCGCTGGCGAAGTGGAAGCTGCAGGAGCGGATGGAGCAGCTTGGCTATCTGGCTCAGAACCCGCTGCTCTATTTCAACCGCGATACGGTCAAGGAACTGCTCGATGATCGGTTAGAGCGGCTTGGGCTGCCTGCCCAGGAGCAGAAGCGGCGGCTCGATGAGCTGCAGGGGCTGCTGGGACTGGAGCCGCTCCTGCATGCGCATCCTCATGATCTGAGTGGCGGACAGCAGCAGAAGGTGGCGCTGGCGCTGGTGCTGCTCGCTGACCCGCAAGTGCTGCTGCTGGATGAGCCGACTAAGGGACTTGATCCGTATCAGAAGCATCGGCTGGCGGAGCTGCTGGAGCGGTGGCGCCGCGGCGGGCGCACGATTGTCATGGTCAGCCATGATGTAGAGTTTGCCGCCCGCTATGCTACGCGCTGCGCGCTGCTGTTCGATGGACAGATGATCGGGCCAGAGGCGACCGGCGAATTTTTCAGGCAAAACTATTTCTACACAACAGCCATTCAGCGCGCGGCGGGCGGCAGATGGCCTGAGCTGATAACTGAGGAGGATGTGGGCAGATGGAGGCAAGGCTTGGGCTTAGGCGAGCGCTCTATGTAA
- a CDS encoding DUF4430 domain-containing protein, producing the protein MNRRWASKYPLLLASFALLLLLLAGCAGVTAEQPASGTGAGKLAAGSAANLPDKGEVSSATDARQDANGASVNDAGDSDVRAAGDSEASAAAGGDSEGEASAAGASGADATAASGAGGEAVPADAAQAGRAEAKPQEGTTAKQPAAEGSKAGAKPSAAGSEPAGSSKAGAADGGKAKPTTGEGSSSGSKPGAGGSVAGSSDKAGDSKAATSGAADGKSVPPSGAAAGTGDAAAKGSKPAASEVKAATVTVSIVGPSDVGDILAKTEVEIEQEDTVLDVLKRVTRENKIHMEFRGRGATAYIEGIDNIYEFDYGSGSGWMYNINGKYPNRGAGVWTVKAGQHIEWRYTEDLGNDLGVEMGGLWDGKEE; encoded by the coding sequence ATGAACAGGCGATGGGCAAGCAAATACCCGCTGCTTCTGGCAAGCTTTGCCCTCCTCTTGCTGCTGCTGGCAGGCTGCGCAGGCGTGACAGCCGAGCAGCCAGCTAGCGGGACGGGGGCAGGCAAGCTGGCTGCTGGCTCTGCGGCCAACCTGCCGGACAAGGGCGAGGTGTCCAGTGCGACTGACGCCCGGCAAGACGCCAATGGCGCGAGCGTGAATGATGCGGGCGACAGCGATGTCCGAGCAGCCGGTGACAGCGAAGCGAGTGCGGCGGCTGGCGGAGATAGCGAAGGCGAAGCGTCTGCTGCCGGGGCGAGCGGCGCTGATGCGACCGCGGCGTCCGGTGCTGGCGGCGAGGCTGTGCCTGCTGACGCAGCCCAAGCCGGCCGGGCAGAGGCGAAGCCGCAGGAGGGGACGACCGCGAAGCAGCCTGCTGCGGAAGGCAGTAAGGCCGGGGCCAAGCCCTCCGCGGCTGGCAGTGAGCCCGCGGGCAGCAGCAAGGCCGGCGCAGCCGATGGCGGCAAGGCGAAGCCGACGACTGGCGAAGGCTCGTCGTCAGGGAGCAAGCCTGGTGCTGGCGGCTCCGTCGCGGGCTCGTCAGACAAGGCTGGAGACAGCAAGGCCGCGACGAGCGGGGCGGCAGACGGCAAGAGCGTGCCGCCATCAGGCGCAGCCGCAGGCACTGGCGATGCTGCTGCTAAGGGCAGCAAGCCTGCTGCTTCGGAGGTGAAGGCGGCGACAGTGACCGTCTCGATCGTAGGGCCGTCGGATGTCGGCGATATACTCGCGAAGACGGAAGTGGAGATCGAGCAGGAGGATACCGTGCTGGATGTGCTGAAGCGGGTCACGCGGGAGAACAAGATTCATATGGAATTCCGCGGTCGCGGCGCGACAGCCTATATTGAAGGCATCGACAATATATATGAATTTGACTACGGCTCCGGCAGCGGCTGGATGTACAATATTAACGGCAAATATCCGAACCGCGGAGCCGGGGTATGGACGGTCAAGGCCGGACAGCATATTGAATGGCGCTATACCGAGGATCTGGGCAATGATCTCGGGGTCGAGATGGGCGGTCTGTGGGATGGAAAAGAAGAATAA
- the spoIIR gene encoding stage II sporulation protein R, with protein MVIRNHTRRSFRKSASLMLFVLAVVLMSWEGHRLDAAVAEGEIPQEAIRLRVLANSDSPQDQLVKRQVRDAVIAKMADWAPELQTIEQARAVITARLPELQQAVGEELQARGFEYGYSVELGVVPFPTKMYGHTVYPAGDYEALRITLGSGEGQNWWCVLFPPLCFVDGVSGEATASAAAGGSEGATKSATEAANGEVQAALADAHAESAGDGEDAPETEVKFFLWEMLKSMIQFVKGLFS; from the coding sequence ATGGTCATTCGCAATCATACTCGTCGTTCATTTCGCAAGTCGGCGTCGCTCATGTTGTTTGTACTGGCAGTGGTTCTGATGAGTTGGGAGGGACATCGGCTGGATGCCGCTGTTGCTGAAGGAGAAATTCCGCAGGAGGCGATCCGGCTGCGCGTGCTGGCAAACTCCGATTCGCCGCAGGATCAACTGGTGAAACGGCAGGTACGGGATGCAGTCATCGCGAAGATGGCGGACTGGGCTCCGGAGCTGCAGACGATCGAGCAAGCGCGTGCTGTGATTACTGCGAGACTTCCTGAACTCCAGCAGGCGGTTGGTGAAGAGCTCCAAGCACGGGGCTTCGAATATGGCTACAGCGTTGAATTGGGCGTCGTGCCGTTCCCTACCAAGATGTATGGACATACGGTGTATCCGGCAGGCGACTATGAAGCGTTGCGAATTACGCTGGGCAGCGGTGAAGGGCAGAACTGGTGGTGTGTGCTGTTCCCTCCCCTGTGCTTCGTAGACGGGGTGAGCGGGGAAGCGACGGCTTCCGCAGCAGCAGGCGGCAGCGAGGGGGCAACGAAATCCGCCACGGAAGCAGCCAACGGAGAGGTGCAGGCGGCATTAGCAGACGCACACGCAGAATCGGCAGGAGACGGGGAGGATGCGCCGGAGACGGAGGTGAAGTTCTTCCTCTGGGAAATGCTCAAGTCGATGATTCAATTTGTGAAGGGGCTGTTCTCTTAA
- a CDS encoding L-threonylcarbamoyladenylate synthase has product MKSISTRIWHLGAGGDQDEQAIREAAAMLREGGTVAFPTETVYGLGADARNTEAVADIFRAKGRPSDNPLIVHVAAISQLEELLEPWSELAGQLMKRFWPGPLTLVLPARAGAVSPLVTAGLDTLGVRMPRHETALRLIAAAGCPVAGPSANRSGRPSPTAAAHVADDLAGAISGIVDDGPAGVGLESTVVELVPGGGDGGREAIRILRPGGVSAQELREVGEVLEDSGWDPGKQAPRSPGMKYRHYAPQGRLTVVAGDAERVTAHIRRELAEASRNGLRTGVLTYEEHKGLFEADLVAVCGSLNDLETAARGLYAALRAFDAQQIESIWAEACPVEGIGAALMNRLLKAASGHIDQV; this is encoded by the coding sequence TTGAAATCAATCTCAACCCGTATCTGGCATTTGGGAGCAGGCGGAGACCAGGACGAGCAAGCAATAAGAGAAGCGGCTGCAATGCTGCGCGAAGGCGGCACGGTCGCCTTCCCGACGGAGACGGTCTATGGCCTGGGGGCGGATGCCCGCAATACAGAGGCAGTGGCGGACATCTTTCGCGCGAAGGGGCGGCCATCGGACAATCCGCTCATCGTTCATGTGGCCGCCATCAGCCAACTGGAGGAGCTGCTGGAGCCATGGAGCGAGCTGGCGGGGCAACTGATGAAGCGCTTCTGGCCGGGCCCGCTGACGCTGGTGCTTCCCGCTCGCGCCGGAGCTGTGTCGCCGCTTGTGACCGCCGGTCTGGATACGCTGGGGGTGCGAATGCCACGCCATGAGACCGCGCTGCGGCTGATTGCGGCTGCCGGTTGCCCGGTCGCTGGGCCAAGCGCGAACCGCTCAGGCCGTCCCAGTCCGACAGCGGCTGCGCATGTGGCAGACGATCTGGCTGGAGCGATCAGTGGCATTGTCGATGACGGTCCGGCGGGCGTCGGACTGGAATCGACCGTCGTGGAACTGGTGCCTGGCGGTGGCGATGGCGGGCGTGAGGCGATTCGCATTCTGCGGCCTGGAGGCGTCTCTGCGCAGGAGCTGCGGGAGGTGGGCGAGGTGCTGGAGGATAGCGGCTGGGATCCGGGGAAGCAGGCGCCGCGTTCTCCAGGCATGAAGTACCGGCATTATGCACCACAGGGTCGTTTGACTGTGGTAGCAGGAGACGCGGAGCGCGTCACGGCTCATATTCGGCGCGAGCTGGCCGAGGCCAGCCGCAATGGCCTCAGAACCGGAGTGCTCACCTATGAGGAGCATAAGGGGCTGTTCGAGGCCGATCTGGTGGCGGTCTGTGGCAGTCTGAACGATCTGGAAACGGCTGCCCGCGGGCTATATGCCGCCTTGCGAGCCTTCGATGCGCAGCAGATCGAATCGATCTGGGCGGAAGCATGCCCAGTGGAAGGGATTGGAGCGGCATTGATGAACCGGTTGCTCAAGGCCGCCTCTGGCCATATAGATCAGGTCTAG